Below is a genomic region from Prunus persica cultivar Lovell chromosome G3, Prunus_persica_NCBIv2, whole genome shotgun sequence.
TACTAAGACCATTCATGTTTACTGATAGGCTCAAAAATGGGTTTCCGCTTAGCTTCAAATACTCCAATGAGGATAGGCTACTAAGATCATTGGGAATTTCTGACAGATTGCAGTATGCCATATCTaagctttttaaaaattgtggcAAACTTGCACTGGTAAGTTGGAGATATCTTCTTGGCAATACCCATGATCGGATTGATTGCCACGATTTAACTGCAGATAACAGACAGACTTTCTTCATGTCACTAGGTGGAGAGTCTAACTGATTTTTAACGATCATACTGGCAGGCAGCACAAGATTTGAGCAACCAGAGAGAATAAGTTTCTGGAGAGATTGCAGCATACTAATTCTTATTGGAAGCTTCATGAGATTTTTGCAATCTTTTAGAttcaaaaaaacaagtttctcCAAATCTCCAATGGATTCATCCACCTCTTTCAAATTTATGCAAACTTTAAGGATTAATCTCTCGAGGTTAGGGAATCCTGACAAGTCAGGGGTTGTCACAAATCCATGTGAATGACTGAGATTTAAGATTTTCAGTCTTGGAAGAAactgttttaaaaaagaagtaatcagtttctataaaaatataatcatCTTTAAATTTGTCCCTAGgcctctgtgtgtgtgtgtgtgtgtgagagagctAGAGAGAGATTAGTAGCATACCTTAGTTCCCTTCCAAACATGTTGGAGGCTGCTGTTCCGCAAGTCAAGAGCAATTAGATTTTCCAAGCGAAAATTGGTTGGTATTGACTTTAAAGCGAATCCTCGCGAAGACAAccatattaaattttttgagaaatcttCATAGCCTCCACTGATTTTTACATTATCAAGCAGCAGGAGTTCAAGATTGTGCATCCTTCTAAATGCCTCTGTTTTGAAACCTATCCCATTTGATACAGGAAATGAgtttgttgaagaaaaactAATTGACTGCCAAGAGAAGAAACCAAGCCGACGTCGGCTGCTTGAACAGTTTccatcataatcttcaacaTGGAATCTTTTTCTGTTACTTCCACTGGATGTTATCTTAGAAGACTCATCTTTTATTAACATAGGAATGTTGAGCATGAGGCCCTTAATAGTTTCTGTACCCTGGTAACAAATAAGAACATTGGGTAAGTAACTTGTCACATGCACAACGCAATTACGAATACATAGACATAAAAGAAGATATTTCTTACAgttaattttctcaaaacattAGAGGCATTTTTATTCCACACTCTAGTACGTTTTCCAGGATCCTCAGGTGATTCTTCACGAATAATTCCCCTTCCCATGTCTTGAAGTAATTGGTGCATGGTTAACTTCTTGTTGAATCTATCAATTATCAGAAGACATCAATCAACCAGATTTTGAATTCCAATGTTTGTGGCAAACCCACATTCATCAAGGACTGTAGTTGAAAaatccttttgttttcctatGAAGTAACAGGCTATATGGAGGAACAGACGTTTGTCATGATCTTGCAGAGAATCAAAGCTTATTCTGAGAATCTTTTGAACTTTTCCTTCAGTAATCACATCCAAGTTCTGTAATGCATTTTTCCATACATCTGCAGCTTTTCCAAAGAGAGAAGATCCTAGAACTTGAAGAGCTAATGGAACCCCTCCACAGTGTTGCACTACAGGTCTTGAAAGATCCATGTAACCTGCGCCAGGATGGGGTTGTCTAAAGGCATGCCAACTGAAAAGCTCAAGTGATTCATTCTCATTCAACCCTTTCACCTTAAACATTGCACAATTCTCATGAGCCTTTAACAAATGTTCATGTCTAGTTGTTATGATTATTTTACTTCCTGGATGAAGCCATTCTCGCATTCCAAGAATTGCATTGAATTGTTCCAAGTTGTCCACATCATCAAGAGCAATAAGAACTCTTTTGCAACGTGTCGCCTGTTTGATCTTTGTTATTCCTTCATCCAAGCTGTATATTTTCTTTGCTTTCCCCTTTTGGAGATCTGAAAGAAGGTTCTTTTGGAAGTGAACCAAACCATTGGGAAGTTTTGAAGTTGCTCTAATATCTGCAAGAAAGCTGCTACCTTGAAATTTATAGAAGTTCTGGTTATAAGCAGTCTTGGCAATGGTGGTCTTGCCAATTCCACCCATCCCATAGACTACAGCTACTCCAACATCACTTGATCCATCTTCTAACCACATGTTTAGGCCTTTCACACGATAATCTATTCCAACTACATAGGGATCGACTCTTAATCTCCTATTCCATGTGTGATCCAGTTTATTTCCAATAACTTCAACTATTTCTTGGATAAACTGCGACTCGGACCTATAAATTATGGATATCAAAATACACAAGGCACAATAagttatttcttttcaacaaaaagaaacttatttctttattatttttatttttattttatagaagagaattgatatatatatatatatatcataggTTGAAATGAATGATATTAAGGAAATAAACTTTCAAAACAGAAGTGCTGCCATCTAACAACTCCATGAGATTAAAGCAAAAGCTTCACTATAATCTACTTTAAAAAGCATCCAAAAGATAAGAGTGAAAACCACCATTTTGGGAATGAAAAAGTACCGATCTCCTAAGACCATCCCTCCCAAATCTGCAACATCTCTGAGAGCTTTTCTACACTTCTCCACCTTGTCCGTCTCCTTGTTGAAGCGCTGTTGGTGTCTGGCAAAAGCTTCTTCAAAAATTCATGTCTGGTTCCTGACATGGAATGGATCCACATCATAGAAAATCGGCATAACCATGTGCTCATTAGTTTCTCTACGGTCCATGATCGTCACTCGTTCATCCAGGCACCATCTCGAGGAAGCGTAGTCCTTGGAGAAGACAATGATGGATACTCGAGACTCTTGTATTGCTTTTTGAAGCTCTGCTAAAATATTTGCTCCTCTCTCgatttcatcatcatctctaAAAGTGTGGATCCCTGCCACCTCCAAAGCCCTATAGAGGTGATCAGCAAATCCCTTGCGTGTGTCTGTGGCCCTGAAGCTCAAGAATGCATCATAAGTGCACCAGTGAGAGGACGGAGAAGCATCCTGCTGCGCTCTGGTGGCAGCCATTTGTATGTTCAGCTTGTGTTTGTGtctgagaaaaaaaatcttgctCTATAAAAGAGAACAGAATAAAgataagaaaaagaggaaCGCATGAAAAAGTCACAAAGTTAGTGACCAAAGTGATAAGGTATAACAAAGATCAAACGGGCGATATGTTGCAATAGGAGCTGAGTGCTGTTGGAACTGTAGGACTAACAGGAGCTGAGTCCGAAGATGTGTCGAGTGATTTGCCCCTATTTTTGGGCGGAGCTTTGGAGTGGTCCCCCCAATCCGGGTAACCAATCAATTCGTAACAGCCATCACGAGTATGTTTGCTTCCACCACAGTGAGTGCATTTGCGTTCCGGACGAGAGCTTGTGACTTGAGTTTGAGAAGTACCAGTGGTAGAAGTCGGAGGACCCTGTGGACGTTGGGTGGCTAGGACAGCAATGTTTGGAGTACTGGTCATGGTCAGTCGTTGTTGAGCTTCGCGACGGACATATGCAAAGGTTTGGTCAAGGTCTAATTTAGGTTCTTTGTGCAAGATTTTCCCCTGGACTTGATCAAACTGAGGGTCGAGCCTGGCAAGATGACATCCatggcagtggaagaattttaatggtaaaaaaatatgtgttttggaatttgaagatATGAGGGATGTGGATGGAGATCTGAATTTGGTAAAGAGAAATATGAGTTTGGAGAAATACGAGGAATTTGAGGAATATGATTTTAGGAGCTGAGTTTGAAGAAGTTTGATAtgaggatttagggtttgtgtttgaagaaatttgatatgaggATTTAGAGACAACCGAGGATCGAtgactctgataccatgctaaaatatgaatatggtttgaatatcttaggttgttatttattcttctccataaggaggtatatataggagtttacatatgaaggttttacaaggaattagatatagtaaagaattaggaaagtatctcctaattgtacaatgatttatcacttatataaaaaaaagaaaataaatcccttaattaatcaaggaagtaaatctccttaattaattaggagactcacatCAACACGCATGACAAAGTCACAAAGTTAGTGACCAAAGTGATAAGGTAACAAAGTCCATGTCTATTGCCCCACCGGCCACTGAACATTTGTGATCTCGATTTTCACACTGAGATGCGAGAGATGTATTGAAGACAAAGCTTCCTCCATCTTGTAACATGCCGacacaaaaatattattattcatgaatttaattaattttataaaatataaaattataattttgccTCTGAGAATAGGGATATTTCAGTCATTTTTTTATCCTGTTCAgcttgtgtttgtgtttgggAAAAACAATCTAGCTCTATGAAAGAGAACAGAAtaaagataagaaaaacagGAACGCATGACAAAGTCACAAAGTTAGTGACCAAAGTGATAAAGTAACAAAGTCTATGTCTACTGCCCCACATTTGTGATCTCGATTTTTACACTGAGATGCAAGAGGTGTATTGAAGACGAAGCTTCCTCTAACAGTAACTCTATATGTATTGAACACCGGTCCATTACTAAATTCCAGAGAAATGGCTTATCGGTCCACTACTAGTAACACCGATATTGTTCCCAttaaatttcagagaaacgGGCCAGTGGTCCACTACTAGCAACACCAATATTATCCCTAACTTAATCACCTACAAAGCCTAGTAAATGtggggttttatcacaaatggcaTTGATGTTATTATGAGCAGAACAACTTATTATAAgttgtaatttatttagtcaagtttccGATATGGgattttatattcttcaacattaatttcctttaaaatGTGAGGGCGAAACTAAAAGTTAGACTAAATTGCATGGATGAAAAATACGGTCATTCAAGAATATAGATAATATATTCTGTAATAAATGGACTATACTATGCTCACTTGTGATGCAAATGGAAATATACATGTTCAAGCAAATTGACTAAATGATTCATGGAGTGAAAATTAGCTAATGGAAAAAGTGGTCAAGTACTTGATGAATAGTTAAATAATGTGTAGACAGATTAATATACTAtgaatataaatgaaaaacaacAGCCAGTGGACTTGAAGTCATGTGAGCTTCATTTTGatccaaaataaatattgatggtttttttattaaaaaagtcCCTAACGGCTACCAAACTATTATATTGCatccttaaagtttttttgcATCACTTATGGTCTCTAACATTCATATGGGTGCTCAAAAATAATCCCtccgtaaaaaaaaaagttaaatccCCATTTTATGAGGGATATAATCGTCAGATCAACTCCCTTTTACCTCCTCAGGCTTCAAATATATTTCCTCGAGGTCGTTGTCAACATCATCAGTCCCATTTctatgccttttttttttttaagaaatgaTTTTTCAGTCGGGGAAATTGGGTGGTAAAGCTTATCCGTAGAAGTGATTGAGAGAAGTTGGATGAGCAAATGAAAACTATCGAAAAGGGGGAAAGGCTCCAACGTATAAAGGTAAGAATCTATAAAGCAAAGTGTTCATATTTGGTTTGTTTcatgtggttggtgtatgtgTTTATGCTACTACATTTTACGATTTGCGCGACAAAGacaatttcgtcgcgcaaagttaagCGTGACAGAAAATTCGTCACACACAATCCGTCATGCAAAGagcgtgaagaaagactttgcgcgactaATTTTttcattcgtcgcgcaaaactgtGCGACGGTTATCCTTCATTGCACAAAAGGTTCAAGGACGACACAACTGTTCGTCGCACAAACTTATGCGCGACGAAAGAAGGTTCATTGCACAAACTTATGTGCGACGAAAGAAGGTTCGTCGCGACAACAATGCACGATGGATAATATTCGTCGCACGATTCGTGTCGTAGACATTTGCGGCACTAAGatttcttcgtcgcgcaattcgTGTCTACAACGTTTGCGTGACGAAACTGCCGTTGTCGTGCATATCCTTTTCCCGCGACAAAagacttcgtcgcgcaagaataaattatatgtatttttttaaaaaaatttacctttttttaattttgtaaaatgtgaatttgcgcg
It encodes:
- the LOC109948046 gene encoding TMV resistance protein N-like, which gives rise to MTKMSDLIRRNRAVTTTQSSKPPAQPTSAATAQALMDHLAVGPVGSQAPASSASSVGSLLAPATNYKLEDLDDELLAYVNRLFSERYKQWKSDLHHYFEAFDDPQVALQEGCPKELEGREDSWAWLCAHFQAPAFVSKIFFLRHKHKLNIQMAATRAQQDASPSSHWCTYDAFLSFRATDTRKGFADHLYRALEVAGIHTFRDDDEIERGANILAELQKAIQESRVSIIVFSKDYASSRWCLDERVTIMDRRETNEHMRFNKETDKVEKCRKALRDVADLGGMVLGDRSESQFIQEIVEVIGNKLDHTWNRRLRVDPYVVGIDYRVKGLNMWLEDGSSDVGVAVVYGMGGIGKTTIAKTAYNQNFYKFQGSSFLADIRATSKLPNGLVHFQKNLLSDLQKGKAKKIYSLDEGITKIKQATRCKRVLIALDDVDNLEQFNAILGMREWLHPGSKIIITTRHEHLLKAHENCAMFKVKGLNENESLELFSWHAFRQPHPGAGYMDLSRPVVQHCGGVPLALQVLGSSLFGKAADVWKNALQNLDVITEGKVQKILRISFDSLQDHDKRLFLHIACYFIGKQKDFSTTVLDECGFATNIGIQNLVD
- the LOC18765991 gene encoding disease resistance protein RML1A, with translation MHQLLQDMGRGIIREESPEDPGKRTRVWNKNASNVLRKLTGTETIKGLMLNIPMLIKDESSKITSSGSNRKRFHVEDYDGNCSSSRRRLGFFSWQSISFSSTNSFPVSNGIGFKTEAFRRMHNLELLLLDNVKISGGYEDFSKNLIWLSSRGFALKSIPTNFRLENLIALDLRNSSLQHVWKGTKFLPRLKILNLSHSHGFVTTPDLSGFPNLERLILKVCINLKEVDESIGDLEKLVFLNLKDCKNLMKLPIRISMLQSLQKLILSGCSNLVLPASMIVKNQLDSPPSDMKKVCLLSAVKSWQSIRSWVLPRRYLQLTSASLPQFLKSLDMAYCNLSEIPNDLSSLSSLEYLKLSGNPFLSLSVNMNGLSKLQTLLLDRCTNPEMIPELPPSVKTLRAYRCTSLKRVLRNLPNMIPKIGNAFLICKNLVEIQTMFKTRPLRSVNIEMIKDIGQFNLESIGSTEVEMLNYLTCTTRKGLLKYNPAADFLELKLSSICSVFLLSLFK